A genomic segment from Malus domestica chromosome 05, GDT2T_hap1 encodes:
- the LOC103435245 gene encoding uncharacterized protein isoform X1, whose protein sequence is MSLSLLSDLSQLPHLFSQPRTYARTHLPCARKTPHRRHLVLLPLCPVLQPQKTRKGTPASSYFPGEDEIEAGCKHTQLRRPRGYLRPSPAVPRRKEGAIINGDSVISSWYSFAPSVYAQGRGASMGPEVYFPLNVYSETGSRHGAWGLSDNSLVIIIYEL, encoded by the exons AtgtctctctcccttctctcggACCTCTCTCAGCTCCCGCATCTCTTTTCTCAACCGCGAACGTACGCACGCACCCATCTCCCTTGCGCGAGGAAGACCCCTCATCGTCGCCATCTCGTCCTTCTCCCCCTCTGTCCCGTGCTGCAACCCCAGAAAACCCGGAAAGGAACTCCGGCGAGTTCCTATTTTCCCGGTGAG GACGAAATCGAAGCCGGGTGTAAGCACACCCAACTCCGGCGACCTCGGGGGTATTTACGGCCATCTCCGGCCGTTCCACGACGAAAGGAAG GTGCAATTATTAACGGTGATTCCGTTATTTCCTCGTGGTATAGCTTTGCACCATCGGTGtacg cacaaGGACGGGGAGCCAgcatggggcctgaagtgtattttcctctaaATGTCTACTCAGAGACAGgaagccggcatggggcctgggggttatcggacaattcactagtgattattatatatgagttatga
- the LOC103435245 gene encoding uncharacterized protein isoform X3, with amino-acid sequence MSLSLLSDLSQLPHLFSQPRTYARTHLPCARKTPHRRHLVLLPLCPVLQPQKTRKGTPASSYFPGEDEIEAGCKHTQLRRPRGYLRPSPAVPRRKEGAIINGDSVISSWYSFAPSVYGIDYGPSRATVWCWHRA; translated from the exons AtgtctctctcccttctctcggACCTCTCTCAGCTCCCGCATCTCTTTTCTCAACCGCGAACGTACGCACGCACCCATCTCCCTTGCGCGAGGAAGACCCCTCATCGTCGCCATCTCGTCCTTCTCCCCCTCTGTCCCGTGCTGCAACCCCAGAAAACCCGGAAAGGAACTCCGGCGAGTTCCTATTTTCCCGGTGAG GACGAAATCGAAGCCGGGTGTAAGCACACCCAACTCCGGCGACCTCGGGGGTATTTACGGCCATCTCCGGCCGTTCCACGACGAAAGGAAG GTGCAATTATTAACGGTGATTCCGTTATTTCCTCGTGGTATAGCTTTGCACCATCGGTGtacg ggatagattacggtccgtcccgggcgacggtttggtgttggcatagggcctga
- the LOC103435245 gene encoding uncharacterized protein isoform X2: MSLSLLSDLSQLPHLFSQPRTYARTHLPCARKTPHRRHLVLLPLCPVLQPQKTRKGTPASSYFPGEDEIEAGCKHTQLRRPRGYLRPSPAVPRRKEGAIINGDSVISSWYSFAPSVYGLRIEAYNPGIQALPHWYFRVLSV, translated from the exons AtgtctctctcccttctctcggACCTCTCTCAGCTCCCGCATCTCTTTTCTCAACCGCGAACGTACGCACGCACCCATCTCCCTTGCGCGAGGAAGACCCCTCATCGTCGCCATCTCGTCCTTCTCCCCCTCTGTCCCGTGCTGCAACCCCAGAAAACCCGGAAAGGAACTCCGGCGAGTTCCTATTTTCCCGGTGAG GACGAAATCGAAGCCGGGTGTAAGCACACCCAACTCCGGCGACCTCGGGGGTATTTACGGCCATCTCCGGCCGTTCCACGACGAAAGGAAG GTGCAATTATTAACGGTGATTCCGTTATTTCCTCGTGGTATAGCTTTGCACCATCGGTGtacg gacttagaatcgaggcgtacaatcccgGCATCCAGGCACTTCCGCATTGGTAttttcgagtcctctcggtgtag
- the LOC103435245 gene encoding uncharacterized protein isoform X4: MSLSLLSDLSQLPHLFSQPRTYARTHLPCARKTPHRRHLVLLPLCPVLQPQKTRKGTPASSYFPGEDEIEAGCKHTQLRRPRGYLRPSPAVPRRKEGAIINGDSVISSWYSFAPSVYDQSLITML, translated from the exons AtgtctctctcccttctctcggACCTCTCTCAGCTCCCGCATCTCTTTTCTCAACCGCGAACGTACGCACGCACCCATCTCCCTTGCGCGAGGAAGACCCCTCATCGTCGCCATCTCGTCCTTCTCCCCCTCTGTCCCGTGCTGCAACCCCAGAAAACCCGGAAAGGAACTCCGGCGAGTTCCTATTTTCCCGGTGAG GACGAAATCGAAGCCGGGTGTAAGCACACCCAACTCCGGCGACCTCGGGGGTATTTACGGCCATCTCCGGCCGTTCCACGACGAAAGGAAG GTGCAATTATTAACGGTGATTCCGTTATTTCCTCGTGGTATAGCTTTGCACCATCGGTGtacg ATCAAAGTCTTATTACAATGTTGTGA